GGGGCATGAAAAACCTCATTTTCGCGAAACCGACTGCCATATATAAGCGAGATGCCTCATGTCACATCCCGAAATCTGCCATACATAGGCGAGATACAGCCTGCTTTGCTCAGCACAAGGCCGACAGATCCAGAAAATGCGCACGATGACACGTTTCAAACCATACTTCGCGCAGGATCTTTTTCCGATTTGTTCCCTTGACAGGTCTGACGCCTACTGTTTGGAGTTCGCGGCGGCGCGCAACGAGTCAACGAACTGTGCACACGCAAAGGCGGGTATGATGACGTTTATTCTCGCTTGGTATCGGCACTTGAAATCCGAAGAACAGTAAGGAGATAATCATGTCCGACATCAATCCGTCAGTAGCCTCGGCAGCACAGAACCCTCCTGCATTCGCACGACTCGAAGCGGGACTAACGGCCCCGGACTTTACACTTCCCAGCGACAACGGCGGTAGTGTCACGCTCTCCGCATTGCGCGGCCAAAATATCATCCTATACTTCTACCCTGCCGCGATGACTCCCGGCTGCACCACCGAGGCCTGCGACTTCCGCGACAACCTCGCACGCCTAAGCTCCCGCGGATTCACAGTGCTCGGCGTTTCGAAGGATCCGCTGGACAAGCTCATCCGATTCCGCGAGCGCGACCATTTGACGTTCCCTCTGTTGTCGGATGCTGATTTGACCGTGCATCGTTTGTATGGTGCGTACGGTGAGAAGAAATTGTATGGCAAGGTTTACGAGGGTGTGATTCGTTCGACTTTTGTGATTGACGGTGATGGAGTGATTCGTGTTGCCCGATACAACGTGCGCGAAAGGTCATGTTGATTCTCTGCTGCGTGCGCTTGATAAGCTTGATGGTTCCATTTTCTAATCTGGAATGCGATGCCGCTTTGTTTATAGATCAGCTTTTTCATGCGAATGACGCAAGCAGTGTCAGTAGCGGGTAGATGTCGAATTCCTGATAGTGGTCGTGCAGTGTGCCGATATCTTCGAACATGGGCTCTTCGGCGAGCCTTTCGAAGGTCTCGTAACGGCACGGGGCACGGCCTCGTAAGAGAAGAGAAAAAGCGCGATGAGACTCAGACTTCCGACAATAAATCATCGTCTTCCGACATGTCAGCCCACGGCTTGCGTGTGCGGTTTGCTTGATCGTGTTGGCGATGCGTTGGCTGAGGAGCGTGAACGTTTGGAGTTGAAGGCGATTGAAATGCTGAAGGGACCGAAGTGTCTTGTGCAGCCGGAGCCGGTGGATCATGCTTGGTGGGATGATGGTTCCGGCGTGTACAGCATCGGCTGAGGGAGCCGGTAGGCTGGGTATGTAAATCCAGCAGAGAGGAACGTGCCATGGTGACGCGTCGTAATGATGAGCGGACGGTTGCGGGAAGGCATCGCATGATGAGGCGTGCCGACCGTGAGGTAACCGAACCACAGCAGATCGATGCGATTATCGCAACGTGCAAGATCGTGAGTCTTGCATACACCGATGCGGAAGGCATCACCATCGTGCCGTTGAATTTCGGATACGTGTTCGATGCGGAATCCAATCATCTCACCTTGTATTTCCATGGTTCTGCGACCGGACGTAAGATGGACGCGGTCAAGGCCGCAAACAACGCGCTTCCCGTGGCGTTCGAAATGGCGACCGACTGCGAGGTGGTCGAAGGACGTACGTTGTGCAATTGGGGCGAGGCGTTCAAGTCGATCGTCGGCAATGGCACCGCATCCATCATCGACGATCTTGACGAGGCACGCCAGGGGCTCGCACTGCTGATGAAGCAGCAGGCCGGCATGGAACATGCGGAATTCACCGACCAGCAGGTACGCGCCGTCACCGTATGGAAGGTGGAAGCGGACTATCTCACCGCCAAAGTACGCGAAAAGCCCCAGCTGCATACGCACTGACCTCATACCGCACCTTGACGCAATGATGCGCTGCTTCCAAGCCCGAGGATGGGAATTGGGAACAGCGCATCAGATGTAAAACGCTAGACCGAAGTCCGGCTGCGGCCAAGTTGCAAGTCAGGCCGTAACCCGGTCGAGATAAGGTTTCAAATCAAGCCTTCCGGCGGGAACGCCGCGCGTAGCTTCCTCCAAAAATCGCGGAGGACACCATCACGACGGTCGCCACGATGGCGGGCGTCACGTTTGAA
This window of the Bifidobacterium pseudocatenulatum DSM 20438 = JCM 1200 = LMG 10505 genome carries:
- a CDS encoding pyridoxamine 5'-phosphate oxidase family protein yields the protein MVTRRNDERTVAGRHRMMRRADREVTEPQQIDAIIATCKIVSLAYTDAEGITIVPLNFGYVFDAESNHLTLYFHGSATGRKMDAVKAANNALPVAFEMATDCEVVEGRTLCNWGEAFKSIVGNGTASIIDDLDEARQGLALLMKQQAGMEHAEFTDQQVRAVTVWKVEADYLTAKVREKPQLHTH